The Deinococcus sp. Marseille-Q6407 genome has a window encoding:
- a CDS encoding FAD-dependent oxidoreductase — MSQDSAAFTPERPLRVAVIGSGPSGIYSAESLIKQADVPVEVDIYDRLPTPYGLVRYGVAPDHLTIKSVTKAFEKTLNDDRVRFLGNVEFGRDLTREQMLAHYDAVIYAVGASSDRHLGIPGEELEGSLSATEFVAWYNGHPDAATRDLDLSRVSGVAVVGVGNVALDVSRILAKTAAELHSSDIAGHALNVLERSGVKDVYILGRRGPLQAKFTTKELREFGELEAAGVDLHPEEIQVSEAEEAAIGDNVVKKNLEVLRGFQTLEQRDVPRTVHFRFLVSPAEILGDEQGRVRALRIQKNRLTESGSAEGTGEFEELPVQLVLRSVGYRGVPLPGVPFDEKSGTIANQGGRVTGGQQEYTAGWIKRGPSGVIGTNRKCAADTVALLLQDVSSGVLTPRTGSREALADLLAQHPVYTYEDWQELDRYETSLGAEAGRPRHKVVQLEEMLTHRRG; from the coding sequence ATGAGTCAAGATTCTGCTGCCTTTACCCCCGAACGCCCGCTGCGGGTGGCCGTGATCGGCTCCGGCCCCAGCGGCATCTACTCGGCCGAAAGCCTGATCAAGCAGGCCGACGTGCCGGTGGAGGTGGACATCTATGACCGCCTGCCCACCCCTTACGGCCTGGTACGCTACGGCGTGGCGCCAGACCACCTCACCATCAAGAGCGTGACCAAAGCTTTCGAGAAGACCCTCAACGACGACCGGGTACGCTTTTTGGGCAACGTAGAATTTGGCCGTGACCTGACCCGCGAGCAGATGCTGGCCCATTACGACGCCGTGATCTACGCGGTGGGGGCCAGCAGTGACCGCCATCTGGGTATTCCCGGCGAGGAGCTGGAAGGTTCTCTCAGCGCCACCGAGTTCGTGGCCTGGTACAACGGCCACCCCGACGCCGCCACCCGTGACCTGGACCTCAGCCGGGTGAGCGGCGTGGCCGTGGTGGGCGTGGGTAACGTAGCGCTGGACGTGAGCCGCATCCTGGCCAAGACCGCCGCCGAGCTGCACAGCTCCGACATCGCCGGGCACGCGCTGAATGTGCTGGAGCGCAGCGGTGTGAAGGACGTGTATATTCTGGGCCGCCGCGGCCCCCTGCAGGCCAAATTCACCACCAAGGAACTGCGCGAGTTCGGAGAGCTGGAAGCGGCCGGCGTGGACCTGCACCCGGAAGAAATTCAGGTGAGTGAGGCCGAAGAAGCCGCCATCGGCGATAACGTGGTGAAAAAGAACCTGGAAGTGCTGCGCGGCTTCCAGACGCTGGAGCAGCGGGACGTGCCGCGCACAGTGCATTTCCGTTTCCTGGTGTCCCCGGCTGAAATCCTGGGTGACGAGCAGGGCCGGGTGCGCGCGCTGCGTATCCAGAAAAACCGCCTGACCGAAAGCGGCAGCGCCGAGGGCACCGGCGAGTTCGAGGAGCTGCCGGTGCAGCTGGTGCTGCGCTCGGTAGGTTACCGGGGCGTGCCGCTGCCGGGCGTGCCGTTCGACGAGAAGTCCGGCACCATCGCCAACCAGGGCGGCCGGGTCACGGGCGGCCAGCAGGAATACACCGCCGGCTGGATCAAGCGCGGCCCCAGCGGCGTGATCGGCACCAACCGCAAGTGCGCGGCCGATACGGTCGCTCTGCTGCTGCAGGACGTCAGCAGCGGCGTCCTCACGCCCCGCACCGGCAGCCGTGAAGCCCTGGCCGATCTGCTGGCCCAGCACCCGGTGTACACCTACGAGGACTGGCAGGAACTGGACCGCTATGAAACCAGCCTCGGCGCCGAAGCAGGCCGCCCCCGCCATAAGGTGGTGCAGCTCGAAGAGATGCTGACCCACCGCCGCGGCTAA
- a CDS encoding DUF1999 domain-containing protein, with product MSDTAPAPVAAYRLLLPEDYDALAALDLAAQRELDPGFDARSDREREGRLSTSLGALKFYDRTGHSFAALREGQLAGMVLAQSVWQGDKPIVLVRTLLTDPALPGEMRREIYHGLLRALFKSAYDTAVYEVHFIPHRSWDLADDLGDVRRLGDYGVRYLGSREETALPG from the coding sequence ATGTCCGATACTGCTCCTGCTCCCGTGGCCGCCTACCGGCTGCTGCTTCCCGAAGATTACGACGCCCTGGCGGCCCTGGACCTGGCCGCGCAGCGCGAACTGGACCCCGGCTTCGATGCTCGGTCCGACCGCGAACGCGAAGGCCGGCTCAGCACCAGCCTGGGCGCCCTGAAGTTCTACGACCGCACCGGGCACTCCTTCGCCGCGCTGCGTGAAGGCCAGCTGGCCGGCATGGTGCTGGCCCAGAGTGTCTGGCAGGGTGACAAGCCCATCGTGCTGGTCCGCACCCTGCTGACCGACCCGGCCCTGCCCGGCGAGATGCGCCGCGAGATTTACCACGGCCTGCTGCGCGCCCTGTTCAAGAGCGCCTACGACACCGCCGTTTATGAGGTGCATTTCATCCCTCACCGCAGCTGGGACCTGGCAGACGACCTCGGCGACGTGCGGCGGCTGGGCGACTACGGGGTGCGTTACCTGGGCAGCCGCGAGGAAACGGCGCTGCCCGGCTGA
- a CDS encoding long-chain-fatty-acid--CoA ligase — protein sequence MTQDHAQTYLSRPWTALYEQGVPHDFTPSNRVLTDLLRDNARDFGERPAVSFLGATLSYAQLWQQTQQLATALQKSGVKPGDRVAVMLPNLPQFMVSFYGTLLAGAVVVNTSPLYVADELKHQLVDSGATTLIILDSLLPRYLEVRFEVPVGRVFVARVQDALPFPKNLLFPVKQVIDKEYVPIHWTDKILPLKGVIDSQQPTPAPVTLRPDDTALLQYTGGTTGVPKGAMLTHRNMLSNAEQAWSWLSDLKKGEEIGLAAIPYFHVYGMTASMNLNVLGAGHTVMIPNPRDLKMVLSEIDRVKPTLFPAVPTLYNAINHHPDTPKHDLTSIRACISGSAPLPLETARTFKQITRGANLVEGYGLTESSPITHVNPVNSEQREGSIGLPLPGVDAILMDEDGHAVAQGEVGELWVSGPMVMKGYWQRPDESAKALREYQGKTWLLTGDMARMDEDGFFYVVDRKKDLIIASGYNIYPREVEEVLYAHPAALEAAVVGVPDEYRGETVHAVVAFKEGQSATEKDLIKYCRQHLSPYKAPRSIEIRSELPKTAVGKILRRQLREESIAARQAAAAQAAQKK from the coding sequence ATGACGCAAGATCACGCCCAGACCTATCTGTCCCGCCCCTGGACCGCTCTGTATGAACAGGGTGTTCCGCATGATTTCACCCCTTCCAACCGCGTGCTGACCGACCTACTGCGTGACAACGCCCGTGATTTCGGTGAGCGCCCGGCCGTGTCTTTTCTGGGCGCCACACTGTCCTACGCTCAGCTGTGGCAGCAGACACAGCAGCTGGCGACCGCCCTGCAAAAGTCCGGCGTCAAGCCTGGCGACCGCGTAGCGGTCATGCTGCCCAACCTGCCGCAGTTCATGGTGTCTTTTTATGGCACGCTGCTGGCCGGTGCCGTAGTGGTGAACACCAGTCCGCTGTACGTGGCAGACGAGCTCAAGCACCAGCTGGTCGACAGCGGCGCTACCACCTTGATCATTCTGGATTCACTGCTGCCACGCTACCTCGAAGTGCGCTTCGAGGTGCCGGTGGGCCGCGTGTTCGTGGCCCGCGTGCAGGACGCCCTGCCGTTCCCCAAGAACCTGCTGTTTCCCGTCAAGCAGGTGATTGACAAGGAATACGTGCCGATTCACTGGACCGATAAAATTCTGCCGCTCAAGGGCGTGATTGATTCCCAGCAGCCTACTCCGGCCCCGGTCACCCTGCGCCCCGACGACACCGCGCTGCTGCAGTACACCGGCGGCACCACCGGCGTGCCCAAGGGCGCCATGCTGACCCACCGCAACATGCTTTCCAACGCCGAGCAGGCTTGGTCGTGGCTGAGCGACCTGAAAAAAGGCGAGGAAATCGGTCTGGCGGCCATTCCTTACTTCCACGTTTACGGCATGACCGCTTCCATGAACCTGAACGTCTTGGGCGCCGGCCACACCGTGATGATTCCCAACCCGCGCGACCTGAAGATGGTGCTTTCAGAAATTGACCGGGTCAAGCCGACCCTTTTCCCGGCGGTACCCACCCTTTACAACGCCATCAACCACCACCCCGACACCCCCAAGCACGACCTCACTTCCATCCGCGCCTGCATCAGCGGCAGCGCACCCTTGCCGCTGGAAACGGCCCGTACTTTCAAGCAGATCACCCGCGGCGCCAACCTGGTCGAAGGGTACGGCCTGACCGAATCCAGCCCCATCACCCACGTCAACCCGGTCAACAGCGAACAGCGCGAAGGCTCCATCGGTCTGCCGCTGCCGGGTGTGGACGCCATCTTGATGGATGAAGACGGTCACGCCGTGGCGCAGGGCGAAGTGGGCGAGCTGTGGGTCAGCGGCCCGATGGTGATGAAAGGCTACTGGCAGCGCCCCGACGAATCGGCCAAGGCGCTGCGTGAATACCAGGGCAAGACCTGGCTGCTGACCGGCGACATGGCCCGCATGGACGAGGACGGCTTCTTCTACGTGGTGGACCGCAAGAAGGACCTGATTATCGCCAGCGGTTACAACATCTACCCCCGCGAGGTAGAAGAGGTGCTCTACGCCCACCCGGCCGCGCTGGAAGCGGCCGTGGTCGGTGTGCCCGACGAGTACCGCGGCGAAACGGTACATGCCGTGGTGGCCTTTAAAGAGGGCCAGAGCGCCACCGAGAAGGACCTGATCAAGTACTGCCGCCAGCACCTCAGCCCCTACAAGGCTCCCCGCTCGATCGAAATTCGCAGCGAGCTGCCCAAGACGGCCGTGGGCAAGATCCTGCGCCGGCAGCTGCGCGAAGAGAGCATTGCTGCCCGCCAGGCCGCAGCCGCTCAGGCGGCCCAGAAGAAATAA
- a CDS encoding AAC(3) family N-acetyltransferase, with amino-acid sequence MNKPVVTPAELDAGLAELGLDGTQHVLAHASLRSFGRLDGGSRTLVDTLLGRTATLAAPAFTYGTMLYRPSDPVHARFSRDRRVSHELGRLPQEMVERGDAARSFHPTLSFVAIGQEAEYVARSQTLAQPYGPVGALYELDGYSLMIGTEWDSSTAVHYAEYLAGVPYLTRWAELDGRIAEMAFPNCSADFGNLAPYVQDLGRRVQVGRSTLQLYPLRPLVDRAVELLQRDPKALLCRSRSCRCQQVGRLIDQQGLQPRPHQAEIGPSRLA; translated from the coding sequence ATGAACAAACCCGTGGTCACGCCTGCCGAGCTGGACGCTGGCCTGGCCGAACTGGGACTGGACGGCACCCAGCATGTGCTGGCCCACGCATCGCTACGCTCCTTTGGGCGGCTGGACGGCGGCTCGCGCACCCTGGTCGATACCCTGCTGGGGCGCACGGCCACGCTGGCCGCGCCGGCTTTCACTTACGGCACCATGCTGTACCGTCCCAGTGACCCGGTGCACGCCCGCTTCAGCCGCGACCGGCGGGTCAGCCATGAGCTGGGCCGGCTGCCGCAGGAGATGGTGGAGCGCGGGGACGCCGCGCGGTCGTTTCATCCCACCCTCAGCTTTGTGGCAATAGGGCAGGAAGCTGAGTATGTGGCCCGCAGCCAGACGCTGGCTCAGCCTTACGGGCCGGTGGGGGCGCTTTACGAGCTGGACGGCTACTCGCTGATGATCGGCACCGAGTGGGACAGCAGCACCGCCGTTCACTACGCCGAGTATCTGGCGGGCGTGCCTTACCTGACCCGCTGGGCCGAGCTGGACGGCCGGATCGCCGAGATGGCTTTTCCCAATTGCTCGGCGGATTTCGGGAATCTGGCGCCTTATGTGCAGGATCTGGGCCGCCGGGTGCAGGTGGGCCGCTCCACCTTACAGCTTTATCCGCTGCGGCCGCTGGTGGACCGGGCGGTAGAGTTGCTGCAGCGTGACCCCAAGGCGCTGCTGTGCCGCTCGCGCTCGTGCCGCTGCCAGCAGGTGGGCCGCCTGATTGACCAGCAAGGCCTTCAGCCCCGGCCCCATCAGGCCGAGATCGGCCCCAGCCGGCTGGCCTGA
- a CDS encoding glutamine synthetase III, with product MDKDFNVISASRQTNMRDLPSPRQLIDEVYASDVLTLDDLRSRLSRPVFKSLQATFERGADLDAGIADTVALAMKNWAMERGATHYTHWFQPMTGSTAEKHDSFLSPVGDGKVISAFGGSELIQAEPDASSFPSGGLRATFEARGYTVWDPTSPAFIRRHDAGATLCIPAIFVSWNGEALDQKTPLLRSSEALNRAVVPALELFGASAGTRVGSTLGAEQEYFLIAEEFYYQRPDLMMAGRTLFGAKPPRGQELEDHYFGHIPDRVLNFMSDVETQLYALGIPVKTRHKEVAPGQFELAPIFEDSNVAADHQQLTMQVVQGTARRHRLVALLHEKPFAGMNGSGKHCNWSMSTNAGENLFELGETPHENLQFLFFCAAMIKAVDEHQDLLRISVASASNDHRLGAQEAPPAIISMFFGSEMTEIFKRIESGEGGRGEKKGLLGMGSAVLPDIPRHAGDRNRTSPFAFTGNKFEFRAPGSSQSISMPITVMNLIVADAVEQLTAQLRERLDSGEDLDKAVGEIVRETYSQHKRILFDGDGYNEAWHHEAEFERGLLNLRTSLDAFPYLTSQENVDLFSRHRVLNQRELEARQEIMFDIYFKTVNIEGELTETIAQTVLLPDTLSYLRDLYASGESQAVKSLISEVEQLTDALYSALQELRQHNDDLGGEEAHDKAHHVRDSVLPAMLKVRRVADQLEHLVSDKRWTLPTYRQMLFVK from the coding sequence ATGGATAAAGATTTCAACGTCATTTCCGCTTCCCGCCAGACCAACATGCGTGACTTGCCCTCGCCCCGGCAGCTGATTGACGAGGTCTACGCCAGTGACGTGCTGACGCTGGACGATCTGCGCAGCCGCCTGAGCCGGCCGGTGTTCAAGAGCCTGCAGGCGACTTTCGAGCGCGGCGCCGACCTCGACGCGGGCATTGCCGATACGGTCGCTCTGGCGATGAAGAACTGGGCCATGGAGCGCGGCGCCACCCACTACACCCACTGGTTCCAGCCGATGACCGGCTCGACCGCCGAGAAGCACGACTCCTTTCTCAGCCCAGTGGGCGACGGCAAAGTCATCTCCGCATTCGGCGGCAGCGAACTGATTCAGGCCGAACCCGACGCCTCGTCCTTTCCTTCGGGCGGCCTGCGCGCCACCTTCGAGGCCCGTGGCTACACGGTGTGGGACCCCACCAGCCCCGCATTTATCAGGCGGCACGATGCCGGCGCAACCCTGTGTATTCCGGCCATTTTTGTGTCCTGGAACGGCGAAGCGCTGGACCAGAAGACCCCGCTGCTGCGCTCTAGCGAAGCGCTGAACCGCGCGGTGGTTCCGGCTCTGGAACTGTTCGGCGCCTCGGCCGGCACCCGGGTGGGTTCGACCCTGGGAGCCGAGCAGGAATATTTCCTGATTGCCGAGGAATTCTATTACCAGCGCCCCGACCTGATGATGGCGGGCCGGACCCTCTTCGGCGCCAAGCCGCCCCGCGGCCAGGAGCTGGAAGACCACTACTTCGGGCATATTCCTGACCGCGTGCTGAACTTCATGAGCGATGTCGAGACGCAACTTTATGCACTGGGCATCCCGGTCAAGACCCGCCACAAGGAAGTGGCTCCCGGACAATTCGAGCTGGCCCCGATCTTCGAGGATTCCAATGTGGCCGCCGACCACCAGCAGCTGACCATGCAGGTGGTGCAGGGCACTGCCCGCCGCCACCGCCTGGTGGCCCTACTGCATGAAAAGCCGTTTGCCGGTATGAATGGTTCGGGCAAGCACTGCAACTGGAGCATGTCCACCAACGCCGGCGAGAACCTGTTCGAGCTGGGCGAAACTCCGCACGAGAACCTGCAGTTTCTGTTCTTCTGCGCGGCCATGATCAAGGCGGTCGACGAGCATCAGGACCTGCTGCGAATCAGCGTGGCGAGCGCCAGCAACGACCACCGCCTGGGCGCCCAAGAAGCGCCGCCCGCCATCATCTCCATGTTCTTCGGCAGTGAAATGACCGAAATCTTCAAACGCATCGAGAGCGGCGAGGGCGGCCGCGGCGAGAAGAAGGGCCTGCTGGGCATGGGCAGCGCTGTGTTGCCCGACATTCCCCGCCATGCCGGCGACCGCAACCGCACCAGCCCGTTTGCCTTTACCGGCAACAAGTTCGAGTTCCGTGCGCCCGGTTCCTCGCAGAGCATCTCGATGCCTATTACTGTAATGAACCTGATCGTGGCCGATGCGGTAGAGCAGCTGACGGCGCAGCTCCGGGAGCGGCTGGACTCGGGTGAGGACCTCGACAAAGCCGTGGGCGAGATCGTGCGTGAAACCTACTCGCAGCACAAGCGCATCCTGTTCGACGGAGACGGCTACAACGAAGCCTGGCACCACGAGGCCGAGTTCGAGCGTGGCCTGCTGAACCTGCGCACCAGCTTGGACGCTTTCCCGTACCTGACCAGCCAGGAAAACGTCGACCTGTTCTCGCGCCACCGGGTGCTGAACCAGCGCGAGCTGGAAGCCCGGCAGGAAATCATGTTCGACATCTACTTCAAGACGGTGAACATCGAAGGCGAGCTGACCGAGACCATCGCCCAGACGGTGCTGCTGCCCGACACCCTCAGCTATCTGCGCGACCTGTACGCTTCGGGCGAAAGTCAGGCGGTCAAGTCGCTGATCAGTGAAGTGGAACAACTGACCGACGCTCTGTACAGTGCCCTGCAGGAACTGCGCCAGCACAACGACGACCTGGGCGGGGAAGAAGCCCACGACAAGGCCCACCACGTGCGCGACAGCGTGCTGCCGGCCATGCTCAAGGTGCGCCGGGTGGCCGATCAGCTGGAGCATCTGGTCAGCGACAAGCGCTGGACGCTGCCCACCTACCGCCAGATGTTGTTCGTGAAGTAA
- a CDS encoding transglycosylase domain-containing protein: protein MLGKFLKFFFSLVLALVLAGAGLAGAFAMKWAGELPDYHQLDNLTLGAETRVFARDGTALGTLVPRIGEQKVSRTLVRLNEISPFMTAAVISNEDRHFFEHYGLDPVGIGRQVQRIAQGKDVQGGSTLTNQLIKNTLLWDEFGGRATPDRKVKEWMLSVQVERSFTKEEILQNYLNAIYWGDGGPVELYGIYSAAQSYLGKTPRELSLAESSYLTALIPNPYQRYQNFEQTYGFMKLLLDRMQEDGWITPEQHQQALAEKLQPKGWKVQYSKPGVIASAKLVNPKAKELRDVTTNRAPHFNQQVEQELIQLLGRDKVYGSGGLRVYTTLDMKVQNAVEIASREARRLPYGATMGAVILNPYNGEVLGMIGQKIREGEPLPDWNNAAQGQRQIGSTIKPLLYTLGLSTGLRQDHREEDRPVSFPCDTCKGGVYSPQNFEGATTFRNMTIREALDRSLNLVTVRLADRIGLEKFFGKLGELGIPPSDGTGLAAALGAIETTPVNMAAAYAPFVNGGLYYKPRYITRVTTARDEVLYDASTENIKPVRVWSPQVAYLGLDMIHGVVNDLPQERGGLASGAKFGDWSVAGKTGTSNGPKDLWFVGTTPLYTGAVWVGKQEGGNMPINSYSGVINTPIWKRMMEVAHAGKTKTQYHQPPGILFAPHPDQQWLPGVKFAYIDPSYQDAATDTEGQTLPAQGARYRETEWNPSDASSTELVGLDRRTGRLATEFTPPEQVIMRRIKTADLPSYSPDLSGGQGQGSGDASSSSSQTTSGAAGQ, encoded by the coding sequence CTGTTGGGCAAATTTCTGAAATTCTTCTTTTCGTTGGTGCTGGCCCTGGTGCTGGCCGGGGCTGGCCTGGCCGGCGCCTTCGCCATGAAATGGGCAGGAGAACTGCCCGACTATCATCAACTGGACAACCTCACGCTGGGCGCCGAGACGCGGGTGTTCGCCCGTGACGGCACGGCGCTGGGCACCCTGGTGCCGCGCATCGGTGAGCAGAAAGTCAGCCGCACGCTGGTGCGCCTCAATGAAATCAGCCCTTTCATGACGGCCGCTGTAATTTCCAACGAAGACCGGCACTTCTTCGAGCACTACGGCCTTGACCCGGTCGGCATCGGCCGGCAGGTGCAGCGCATTGCCCAGGGCAAGGACGTGCAGGGCGGCAGTACCCTCACCAACCAGCTGATCAAGAACACCCTGCTGTGGGACGAGTTCGGTGGCCGCGCCACGCCGGACCGCAAAGTCAAGGAATGGATGCTCAGTGTGCAGGTCGAGCGCTCCTTTACCAAAGAGGAAATCCTCCAGAACTACCTCAACGCGATTTACTGGGGCGACGGCGGCCCGGTGGAACTGTACGGCATCTACTCGGCGGCGCAGTCGTACCTGGGCAAGACACCGCGTGAACTGTCGCTGGCCGAAAGTTCCTACCTGACGGCGCTGATTCCTAATCCTTACCAGCGTTACCAGAACTTCGAGCAGACCTACGGCTTTATGAAGCTTCTGCTGGACCGCATGCAGGAAGACGGCTGGATTACTCCGGAGCAGCATCAGCAGGCGCTGGCCGAGAAACTACAGCCCAAAGGCTGGAAAGTGCAGTACAGCAAACCGGGCGTGATCGCCAGCGCCAAGCTGGTGAACCCCAAGGCCAAGGAACTGCGCGACGTCACCACCAACCGGGCACCGCACTTCAATCAGCAGGTGGAGCAGGAACTTATTCAGTTGCTGGGCCGCGACAAGGTGTATGGTTCCGGCGGCCTGCGGGTGTACACCACGCTGGATATGAAGGTGCAGAACGCCGTAGAAATTGCCAGCCGCGAGGCCCGGCGACTGCCCTACGGCGCAACGATGGGCGCCGTCATCCTGAACCCCTACAACGGTGAGGTGCTGGGCATGATCGGCCAGAAAATCCGCGAGGGCGAGCCTCTACCCGACTGGAACAACGCCGCACAGGGCCAGCGTCAGATCGGTTCCACCATCAAACCGCTGCTCTATACCCTGGGCCTGAGCACCGGCCTGCGCCAGGACCACCGCGAGGAAGATCGCCCGGTCAGCTTCCCGTGTGACACCTGTAAAGGTGGTGTATACAGCCCGCAGAACTTTGAAGGGGCCACCACCTTCCGCAACATGACCATCCGCGAGGCGCTCGACCGCTCGCTGAACCTGGTCACCGTGCGTCTGGCCGACCGGATCGGGCTGGAAAAATTCTTCGGCAAGCTGGGCGAACTGGGCATTCCGCCCAGCGACGGCACCGGTCTGGCTGCTGCGCTGGGGGCCATCGAAACCACCCCGGTAAATATGGCTGCGGCTTACGCGCCTTTCGTGAACGGCGGGCTGTACTACAAGCCTCGCTATATCACCCGCGTGACCACTGCCCGCGACGAGGTGCTGTACGACGCCTCCACCGAGAACATCAAGCCGGTGCGGGTATGGTCGCCACAGGTAGCTTACCTGGGGCTGGACATGATTCACGGCGTGGTCAACGACCTTCCGCAGGAGCGCGGCGGTCTGGCCAGCGGGGCCAAGTTCGGTGACTGGTCGGTGGCTGGCAAGACCGGGACCAGTAACGGTCCCAAGGACCTATGGTTCGTGGGCACCACCCCGCTGTATACCGGTGCGGTGTGGGTCGGTAAGCAAGAAGGCGGCAACATGCCCATCAACTCCTACTCGGGCGTGATCAATACCCCGATCTGGAAGCGGATGATGGAAGTGGCGCACGCTGGCAAGACCAAGACCCAGTACCATCAGCCGCCGGGCATTCTGTTTGCCCCGCATCCGGACCAGCAGTGGCTGCCGGGCGTCAAGTTCGCTTACATCGACCCCAGCTACCAGGACGCGGCCACCGACACCGAGGGCCAGACCCTGCCGGCCCAGGGTGCGCGCTACAGAGAAACGGAATGGAACCCCAGCGACGCCAGTTCCACCGAGCTGGTGGGCCTTGACCGCCGCACCGGCCGTCTGGCGACCGAATTCACTCCGCCGGAGCAGGTCATCATGCGCCGTATCAAGACGGCTGACCTGCCTTCTTACTCGCCGGACCTTTCGGGCGGCCAGGGGCAGGGAAGTGGGGACGCTTCTTCCTCCAGCAGCCAGACGACGTCCGGAGCGGCGGGGCAGTGA
- the coaE gene encoding dephospho-CoA kinase (Dephospho-CoA kinase (CoaE) performs the final step in coenzyme A biosynthesis.), with the protein MSQERPAADVAAGEAGAPRALPRRLGLTGSIGAGKSTVAALLREAGLTVIDADALARSVTDDPEVLAELAALWPEVVSGQGAAAQLDRAALAARVFADPAQLAQLEALTHPRIRTATLQALRAAAERGESWVVQDIPLLFEKSLDQEMDAVWVVDAPLELRLTRLAQRSGLNREQALAREAAQWPPEQKRARADTVVENARSLPDLREQVRQALTALLDTAGRQP; encoded by the coding sequence GTGAGCCAGGAGCGGCCGGCCGCTGACGTTGCGGCTGGGGAGGCAGGGGCACCACGGGCGCTGCCCCGCCGCCTGGGGCTGACCGGCAGCATCGGCGCGGGCAAAAGCACCGTGGCCGCGCTGCTGCGGGAAGCTGGCCTGACCGTGATTGATGCCGACGCCCTGGCCCGCAGCGTCACTGACGACCCTGAGGTGCTGGCTGAACTGGCTGCCCTCTGGCCGGAAGTGGTCAGCGGGCAGGGAGCGGCGGCGCAGCTGGACCGGGCCGCCCTGGCTGCCCGGGTCTTCGCCGATCCCGCGCAGCTGGCGCAGCTTGAAGCCCTGACCCACCCCCGGATTCGCACCGCCACCCTGCAGGCGCTGCGGGCCGCTGCCGAACGGGGCGAAAGCTGGGTGGTGCAGGATATTCCGCTGCTGTTTGAAAAAAGCCTGGACCAGGAGATGGACGCCGTGTGGGTGGTGGACGCTCCGCTGGAACTGCGGCTGACGCGGCTGGCGCAGCGCAGCGGGCTGAACCGCGAACAGGCGTTGGCCCGCGAAGCGGCGCAGTGGCCACCCGAGCAAAAACGTGCCCGGGCCGATACCGTGGTTGAAAATGCCAGGAGTTTGCCGGACCTACGGGAGCAGGTCAGGCAGGCGCTGACTGCCCTGCTGGACACTGCCGGCCGACAGCCTTAA